The genome window ATGCCTTTTCTCCCATATACTGCTACATTTTCTAATTCTTCTCCCATTGCCTGAGCAATGATTTGTGCTATCTTCATCGCCGTTCCTGAAGGAGCATCCTTTTTTAATCTATGGTGCATCTCCATTATTTCTACATCAAAATCCTTTATAAGAATAGGTGCTATCCTTTCTACGATGGTAAATAAGGTATTCACGCCCACACTCATGTTTGGAGACATAACAATGGAAATATTTTTAGATGCTTCTTTAATTTTTTCTATTCCTTTTTCGTCTATACCCGTGGTGCCGATGACCATTTTCTTGCCTACTTTTAGATGAGAAATTGTAGCCTCTGGTGTAGAAAATTCTATTATTACATCTCCTGCAGCCTTTCCTATATCACCGGTGATTTGTATGTCTTTTTTTGGCAAGCCTGCAATTTCTCCTATATCCATTCCGATATAGGAGGAACCTGTGGCTTCGACTCCTCCAGAAACTTCTATTCCCTCTGCATTTTCAACGGCTCTTGTGATCATTCTACCCATCCTTCCGCCTGCTCCGCAGATTATGACTTGAATCATATCTCTCCCCTAAATGAGATTATAAGACTGAAGAACAGCCTTTAATTTTTCCTTACTTGCATTCCCCATTTTGCACAAAGGTAGTTTAAATTCCTCTTCTACCAGTCCCATCAAATGACATGCCGTTTTTACAGGAATGGGATTTGTTTCAATGAACATTGCCTCATGCAGAGGATGGAGATAATGGTGCAGCTCTTTTGCTTTTTCAAAATCCCCGTTAAGAATAGCATCTACCTGTTCTGAAACAGGTTTTGGAGCAACATTTGCCGTTACAGAAATAACACCTACTGCCCCCAGAGCCATCATAGGAAAGGTGAGAAAATCATCTCCGCTGATAACAACAAAATCGGACGGCGTATTTTCAATGATCTGGCTCACCTGCCTCAAACTTCCGCTTGCTTCTTTTATTCCAATGATATTCTCTATTTGTGACAGCCTAATTACTGTTTCGGGTAATATGTTTACACTTGTTCTTCCAGGAACATTGTATAGAACAATAGGAATATCCACTTCTCTTGCAATATATGCATAGTGTTCATACAGTCCTTGCTGCGTGGGTTTATTGTAATACGGGGTGACGGAAAGAATAGCATCTGCACCTGCCTCTTTTGCATTTTCTGCCAATTTTACTACCTTTTTAGTATCATTTGTTCCTGCGCCGGCTAAAACCCCTATATTTTTTTTACTGCATTCTTCCACTGTAATTTCAACCAGCCTCCTGTACTCTGAGATATCCATTGTTACGGCTTCGCCCGTTGTTCCGGCAGGAACAATAACATCTATACTATTGTCTATCTGTCTTCTTACTAATTTCCTATATATTTCCTCATCTATCTCGCCATTCCTAAAAGGGGTAATAATGGCGACCATCGCTCCTTTAATGTCCATATTCACCTCCATGCCTCATCACTCATAACTCCCTTACAAACAGAATTTGTTTTCCCCTCCAACATTACCTCTTCCATGCCTTGAAAATATACGGTAAGTTCTTCTCCCCCTCTTGTCTTCACTAAAACGGGGGTTTTCAACATACCTAAAGCACCCCCTATCAGTGCACTGGCTACAGAGCCCGTTCCGCAAGCCAGTGTTTCTCCCTCTACACCCCGTTCATATGTTCTTATTATTATGTATTTTTCACCGATAATCTTCATGAAGTTCACATTTGTTCCTTGTTTAAACATCTTTGAATATCTGGTTTCCCTTCCTATCTTCATTATATCTATATTTTCTACATTCTCTACAAGATAAACTACATGGGGGACACCAGTATTTATGAAGTAGCCTTCTCTACCATTTATGTCTATTTTCTTAAATGAGGATGGTTTGGTAAGTTCCACCTTTACTCTATTTTCATTAACAATCCAGGCATGAATGGGGCCAGCTTGAGTGCGAAAACACATCTTATCCTTAGCTATCCCCTTTTCATGGGCAAAACGGGCGGCACATCGGGAGCCATTTCCGCACATTTCCACCTCACTGCCATCATTGTTAAAGAATCTCCAGGCAAAATCTAATTCATCATCATTTTCTACGAGTATCACACCGTCTGCACCAATGGATAATCTTCTCCTGCATATATTTACAATAAACTGTTTTAAACTTACATCAATTGTTTTTTCCACCATCTTTGAACGGTTATCAATGATGATGAAATCATTCCCACTACCATTCATCTTCCAGAATTCAATCTGTCTCATAAGCTGTCAAATCCTCTAATGATTCCCTTCTCCTTATAATTCTCCAGTTTTTCCCATTTACTAAAACCTCACACGCCTTTAAGCGGGCATTATAGTTGCTGGACATAGAGAAACCATAAGCGCCGCAGGAGTGCACTGCTAAATACTCCCCCTCCTCTACATCTTCTATAAAGCGTTCCTGAGCCAGGAAATCACATGATTCGCAGATAGGACCTACAACATCCATTTTTTCTTTGTTTCTTTTCTTGGTGATTACAGGGAGTATTTCATGGTAGGCATTGTAAAGAGCAGGTCTTATAAGGTCATTCATTCCTCCATTGGTGAT of Deltaproteobacteria bacterium contains these proteins:
- a CDS encoding diaminopimelate epimerase, producing MRQIEFWKMNGSGNDFIIIDNRSKMVEKTIDVSLKQFIVNICRRRLSIGADGVILVENDDELDFAWRFFNNDGSEVEMCGNGSRCAARFAHEKGIAKDKMCFRTQAGPIHAWIVNENRVKVELTKPSSFKKIDINGREGYFINTGVPHVVYLVENVENIDIMKIGRETRYSKMFKQGTNVNFMKIIGEKYIIIRTYERGVEGETLACGTGSVASALIGGALGMLKTPVLVKTRGGEELTVYFQGMEEVMLEGKTNSVCKGVMSDEAWR
- a CDS encoding 4-hydroxy-tetrahydrodipicolinate reductase, with the translated sequence MIQVIICGAGGRMGRMITRAVENAEGIEVSGGVEATGSSYIGMDIGEIAGLPKKDIQITGDIGKAAGDVIIEFSTPEATISHLKVGKKMVIGTTGIDEKGIEKIKEASKNISIVMSPNMSVGVNTLFTIVERIAPILIKDFDVEIMEMHHRLKKDAPSGTAMKIAQIIAQAMGEELENVAVYGRKGIVGERKDKEIGILSLRGGDVVGEHTVTFAGIGERLEITHRAQSRETFAQGAVKAALWIINKPSGLYTMKNVLGL
- a CDS encoding 4-hydroxy-tetrahydrodipicolinate synthase, whose protein sequence is MDIKGAMVAIITPFRNGEIDEEIYRKLVRRQIDNSIDVIVPAGTTGEAVTMDISEYRRLVEITVEECSKKNIGVLAGAGTNDTKKVVKLAENAKEAGADAILSVTPYYNKPTQQGLYEHYAYIAREVDIPIVLYNVPGRTSVNILPETVIRLSQIENIIGIKEASGSLRQVSQIIENTPSDFVVISGDDFLTFPMMALGAVGVISVTANVAPKPVSEQVDAILNGDFEKAKELHHYLHPLHEAMFIETNPIPVKTACHLMGLVEEEFKLPLCKMGNASKEKLKAVLQSYNLI